One window from the genome of Brachyspira hampsonii encodes:
- the ftsA gene encoding cell division protein FtsA, giving the protein MKEPILAGLDAGSASIKTVIARVNNDKLDVIGIGESESEGIKKGVIINIDAAANAIEKSINEAEHMAGLQAPDIIAAIGGDHIKGLNSKGVIGVNTKDKEVTPAEIERVLESAKNILIPADREIIEAIEQEYSLDGQDEIKNPVGMSGTRLETKVHIITGLKHVSEHLRKTLNKMRFSGKDFIVNIRGSSEACLTEDEKELGVVVFDIGHSTTSIMVYLEGSVWHTAVIPVGSQHITNDIAEGLRITIPSAERLKRDHGFAFIDMVGEKEIIEVPTASGQMRTIPKRVLTEIIQPRVEEIFSLCGKELNKMKYIDSLSAGMVFTGGGALLPGLVELAKAYQTAVKGAAPISARIGVPDKIEGIRDIANNPAYSAVIGILMMSLDEATQVNIPHKKTSEKGKFKFNFKNPFSEFFK; this is encoded by the coding sequence TTGAAAGAGCCAATATTAGCAGGATTAGATGCAGGAAGTGCATCAATAAAAACTGTCATTGCCCGTGTTAATAATGATAAATTAGATGTTATAGGTATAGGCGAAAGCGAAAGCGAAGGCATCAAAAAAGGAGTTATTATCAATATAGATGCAGCTGCCAATGCTATAGAAAAATCTATAAATGAAGCTGAACATATGGCCGGATTACAAGCTCCTGATATAATTGCCGCAATAGGCGGGGATCATATAAAAGGATTAAACAGTAAAGGTGTAATAGGTGTTAATACTAAAGATAAAGAAGTTACTCCTGCTGAAATAGAAAGAGTTTTAGAAAGTGCAAAAAATATACTAATACCTGCTGATAGAGAAATAATAGAAGCTATAGAACAGGAATATTCTTTGGACGGACAAGATGAAATAAAAAATCCTGTGGGTATGTCCGGAACCAGACTTGAAACTAAAGTGCATATCATAACAGGGCTTAAACATGTAAGCGAACATTTAAGAAAAACTTTAAATAAAATGCGTTTTTCCGGAAAAGACTTTATAGTTAATATAAGAGGAAGTTCTGAAGCATGTCTTACTGAAGATGAAAAAGAGCTTGGCGTAGTGGTATTTGATATAGGACATTCCACTACTTCTATTATGGTATATTTGGAAGGTTCTGTTTGGCATACTGCTGTTATACCTGTAGGAAGTCAGCATATAACTAATGATATAGCCGAAGGATTAAGAATCACAATACCTTCTGCTGAAAGATTAAAAAGAGATCATGGTTTTGCATTTATAGATATGGTTGGAGAAAAGGAAATTATTGAAGTACCTACTGCAAGCGGACAAATGCGTACTATACCTAAAAGAGTATTAACTGAAATTATACAGCCTAGAGTAGAAGAAATTTTCAGCTTATGCGGAAAAGAATTAAATAAAATGAAGTATATAGATTCTCTTTCTGCTGGTATGGTGTTTACAGGAGGAGGTGCCTTGCTTCCGGGATTGGTAGAACTTGCTAAGGCTTATCAAACTGCTGTTAAAGGTGCTGCCCCTATTAGTGCCAGAATAGGTGTGCCTGATAAAATTGAAGGCATCAGAGATATAGCAAATAATCCTGCATATTCAGCCGTTATTGGAATACTTATGATGAGTTTAGATGAAGCTACTCAGGTAAACATACCGCATAAAAAAACATCTGAAAAAGGTAAATTTAAATTCAACTTTAAAAATCCTTTCTCTGAGTTTTTCAAATAA
- a CDS encoding ATP/GTP-binding protein, producing MNKYNRVTIVCGHYGVGKTTFSINYSMYIRNFTSKDIYIADLDVVNPYFRSREHSSYLEEKNIKVIGSYLPQSGSDLPAVSAEVYSIFDRKDIIGIIDMGGNSAGSLSFASFRDNVDINETDVFFIFNANRKENSTFESALGHLIDIESVLGLKVTGIINNTHLMDETSFDDIERGENIAYYLSKEKNIPIKFTCINSKFYRNNSKISAKYDLFVIDYDIKKIGNII from the coding sequence ATGAATAAATACAATAGAGTTACAATCGTTTGCGGTCATTATGGAGTTGGTAAAACAACTTTTTCTATTAACTATAGTATGTATATTAGAAATTTTACATCTAAAGATATTTATATTGCTGATTTAGATGTTGTGAACCCTTATTTCAGATCCAGAGAGCATTCTTCGTATTTAGAAGAAAAAAATATAAAAGTTATAGGAAGTTACCTTCCGCAGTCAGGTTCTGATTTACCTGCGGTTTCTGCTGAAGTTTATTCTATTTTCGATAGAAAAGATATTATAGGCATAATTGATATGGGCGGCAATTCAGCAGGCAGTTTATCATTTGCTTCTTTTCGCGATAATGTTGATATTAATGAAACTGATGTTTTTTTTATTTTTAACGCTAACAGAAAAGAAAATTCTACTTTTGAATCGGCATTAGGACATCTTATTGATATAGAGTCTGTTCTTGGCTTAAAAGTTACAGGTATAATAAATAATACTCATTTAATGGATGAAACTTCTTTTGATGATATAGAAAGAGGAGAAAATATAGCGTATTATTTATCTAAAGAGAAAAATATTCCGATAAAATTTACTTGTATTAACAGCAAATTTTATCGTAACAATTCTAAAATATCAGCTAAATATGATTTATTTGTAATTGATTATGATATAAAAAAGATAGGAAATATTATATAG
- a CDS encoding glycosyltransferase family 9 protein translates to MENIKNLLIHSPNWLGDIIMSMPSIHLIKEKYEGIKITVMAKKSMFGIFEASDLVDECLEVKRFPHLRKYHFDAALIFPNSFESAFRVFGHGIKRRIGYKADYRNFMLTDAVDRKEVRWIHTSDYYVNLLKAIGINEQRPSIKLKIKEDILNKAKDYLKTVNPENKKIFAYGIGATNSVGKIWKEEYFAEAANYLSNKYDALTLFITTPNEKEISDKISAMLLKEPIIPYMSLDMIAGILSLCNGFIGNDSGAMHLASIVGIPTLALYFATPAYQNSPIGINSEIIEKKPDNPACVCGGKKCKLETFECRKVIKPNEVISKFESII, encoded by the coding sequence ATGGAAAATATTAAAAACTTACTTATACATTCTCCTAATTGGCTTGGAGATATAATCATGTCTATGCCTTCTATTCATTTAATAAAAGAAAAATATGAAGGCATAAAAATTACTGTAATGGCAAAAAAATCTATGTTTGGAATTTTTGAGGCTTCTGATTTAGTTGATGAATGTTTGGAAGTAAAAAGATTTCCTCATTTGAGAAAATATCATTTCGATGCTGCTTTGATTTTTCCTAATTCATTTGAAAGTGCTTTTAGAGTATTCGGGCATGGTATAAAAAGGCGTATAGGATATAAGGCTGATTATAGAAATTTTATGCTTACTGATGCAGTTGATAGAAAAGAAGTCAGGTGGATACATACATCGGATTATTATGTTAATTTACTTAAGGCTATTGGAATAAATGAACAAAGACCTAGTATTAAATTAAAAATAAAAGAAGATATATTAAATAAAGCAAAAGATTATTTAAAAACTGTGAATCCTGAGAATAAAAAAATATTTGCTTACGGAATAGGAGCAACTAATAGTGTAGGTAAGATTTGGAAAGAGGAGTATTTTGCAGAAGCTGCTAATTATTTGTCTAATAAATATGATGCTCTTACTTTATTTATTACTACTCCTAATGAAAAGGAGATATCTGATAAAATATCAGCAATGCTTTTAAAAGAGCCTATAATACCTTATATGTCATTAGATATGATAGCCGGTATTTTGAGCTTATGTAATGGTTTTATAGGCAATGATTCGGGAGCTATGCATTTGGCTTCTATTGTTGGGATACCGACTTTAGCATTATATTTTGCAACACCGGCATATCAAAATTCTCCTATTGGTATTAATAGTGAAATAATAGAAAAAAAGCCGGATAATCCTGCCTGTGTATGCGGCGGTAAAAAATGCAAATTAGAAACATTTGAATGCCGTAAGGTTATAAAGCCTAATGAGGTTATAAGCAAATTTGAATCAATAATATAA
- a CDS encoding SDH family Clp fold serine proteinase has protein sequence MADKKSQTKTIKPPILFSKTQEIINKITKQLDAPLLSYWNSNGGSVCQNDVIVLSDILKHIGKCDKIYFFIKSSGGSGQASLRIVHLLRESAKKVVALLPLEAASAATMLCLGADEIQMGPLAFITAVDTSLQHELSPVNKDNSLVYVSQDELARVIKLWKEQSNNNDNNPYEHIYKYIHPLVLGAVDRASSLSIKLCKDILSYHMKDQKLIDNISNSLNSAYPSHNYPITIREAKKLGLNVKEMDDKLNESLMSLNEYYSEMGQKSCTDYDEFNYHDNEILNIHEGSTIQIYYQEDKDWHYRAEERRWIPMNDNSSWIKNTLINGKQNRSKFHIR, from the coding sequence ATGGCTGATAAGAAATCGCAGACGAAAACTATTAAACCGCCTATATTATTTTCTAAAACTCAAGAGATTATTAATAAAATTACTAAACAGCTTGATGCCCCATTACTTTCATATTGGAACTCTAATGGCGGAAGTGTATGCCAAAATGATGTAATTGTACTCTCTGATATACTTAAACATATAGGAAAATGCGATAAAATATACTTCTTTATAAAAAGTTCTGGAGGAAGCGGACAGGCCTCTTTAAGAATAGTACATCTTCTTAGAGAGTCTGCCAAAAAAGTTGTAGCTTTGCTGCCTTTAGAAGCTGCAAGTGCCGCTACAATGCTTTGTTTGGGTGCTGATGAGATACAAATGGGACCTTTAGCATTTATAACTGCCGTAGATACTTCTCTTCAGCATGAATTATCCCCTGTAAATAAAGATAATAGTCTTGTATATGTCAGTCAGGACGAATTAGCTAGGGTTATAAAGTTATGGAAAGAGCAGTCAAATAATAATGATAATAATCCTTATGAACATATATACAAATATATACACCCTTTAGTTTTGGGGGCTGTAGACAGAGCCTCAAGTTTATCAATAAAACTATGCAAAGATATACTATCATACCATATGAAAGATCAAAAATTAATAGATAATATATCAAATTCGCTTAATTCTGCGTATCCTTCTCATAACTACCCTATTACTATAAGAGAGGCTAAAAAATTAGGGCTTAATGTTAAAGAAATGGATGATAAACTAAATGAATCATTAATGTCGCTCAATGAATATTACTCAGAAATGGGACAGAAATCCTGCACAGATTATGATGAATTTAACTATCATGATAATGAAATATTAAATATACATGAGGGCAGCACAATACAAATATATTATCAGGAAGATAAAGATTGGCATTATAGAGCTGAAGAGAGAAGATGGATTCCTATGAATGATAATAGTTCTTGGATAAAAAATACTTTAATAAACGGAAAACAAAACAGAAGTAAATTTCATATTCGATAA
- a CDS encoding flagellar filament outer layer protein FlaA translates to MKKLFVVLTSIFIAASAYGLTNSTLIDFALTGNADNLQAGEGDTNELVPVAENLYNDNWVVWLNESARLTENRRNSYVTNVDSKGNNGAWEAGKVLGIRVHFPLAGWNSYALVKPVYELEMYGGADGTKYTEGKGVIHNVGEIKSISSWVYGRNFLVSYFVNLQNEYGQLKSYPMGALYFNGWRQVRWENREYLPNVRDRVLVREPLYPRMIPSIKLDSLGFYRTKDTVGGDFITYVKDVTVEYDVVVVDAEEDIDDEGTWQILKTENDRKQAIEAARIREQAELRALEQRRIGDGTQEQGAADQGAAADQGAAQEQAQ, encoded by the coding sequence ATGAAAAAGTTATTCGTAGTATTAACTTCAATTTTTATCGCTGCATCTGCTTACGGTTTAACAAACTCAACTTTGATTGATTTTGCTTTAACAGGTAATGCTGATAACTTACAAGCTGGAGAAGGTGATACAAATGAATTAGTTCCAGTTGCAGAAAATCTTTATAATGATAACTGGGTAGTATGGTTGAATGAATCTGCTAGATTAACAGAAAATCGCAGAAATTCTTATGTTACTAATGTAGATAGTAAAGGTAACAATGGTGCTTGGGAAGCTGGTAAAGTTCTTGGTATAAGAGTACATTTCCCATTAGCAGGTTGGAACAGCTATGCTTTAGTAAAACCAGTATATGAACTTGAAATGTATGGCGGTGCTGATGGTACTAAATATACAGAAGGTAAAGGTGTTATACATAATGTTGGCGAAATTAAATCTATAAGCTCTTGGGTTTACGGACGCAATTTCTTAGTTAGCTATTTTGTAAACTTACAAAATGAATATGGTCAATTAAAATCTTATCCTATGGGTGCTCTTTACTTCAATGGTTGGAGACAAGTAAGATGGGAAAACAGAGAATATTTACCTAATGTTCGCGACAGAGTATTAGTAAGAGAACCTCTTTATCCTAGAATGATCCCTTCTATTAAATTAGATTCTTTAGGTTTCTACAGAACTAAAGATACAGTTGGAGGAGATTTTATCACTTATGTTAAAGATGTAACAGTTGAGTATGATGTAGTAGTTGTTGATGCTGAAGAAGATATCGATGATGAAGGTACTTGGCAGATCTTAAAAACTGAAAATGACAGAAAACAAGCTATAGAAGCTGCTAGAATACGCGAGCAAGCTGAATTAAGAGCTCTTGAACAAAGACGTATCGGTGACGGTACTCAAGAACAAGGTGCTGCTGATCAAGGTGCTGCTGCTGATCAAGGTGCTGCTCAAGAACAAGCTCAATAA
- a CDS encoding isochorismatase family protein: MRLMKEPLINKDDTLYICIDEQVKLVPAIYDIDTVIKNTNMLFRTADMHNIPVLVTEQYPKGLGGTDEKVKLPKNYKLFAKEYFSIFGTEDFVNEFNSINKNNIVVFGIETHVCVYYSVVHLLENGYNVYVAADACSSRTKESKDIALKQMANLGANIVTTEMIIFGHIENCKVPCFKDVSKLLKDN, translated from the coding sequence ATGAGATTAATGAAAGAACCTCTAATAAATAAAGATGATACTCTATATATTTGTATTGATGAACAGGTTAAATTAGTTCCTGCTATATATGATATTGATACTGTTATCAAAAATACTAATATGCTTTTTAGAACTGCTGATATGCATAATATTCCTGTTTTAGTTACAGAACAGTATCCTAAAGGTCTTGGCGGTACTGATGAGAAAGTTAAGCTGCCAAAAAATTATAAACTTTTTGCTAAGGAATATTTTAGTATATTTGGTACTGAAGATTTTGTAAATGAGTTTAATTCTATCAATAAAAATAATATTGTAGTTTTTGGTATAGAAACTCATGTTTGCGTTTATTACAGTGTTGTTCATTTACTAGAAAATGGATATAATGTATATGTTGCCGCTGATGCCTGCTCTTCCAGAACTAAAGAAAGTAAAGATATAGCTTTAAAGCAAATGGCTAATCTTGGTGCTAATATAGTAACTACAGAGATGATCATATTTGGTCATATAGAAAATTGTAAGGTTCCTTGTTTTAAAGATGTTAGTAAATTATTAAAAGATAATTAA
- the tpiA gene encoding triose-phosphate isomerase → MARKKLIAGNWKMNNSNKEALELVNSLKGLVKDVKDRDIMIAPTFTCLSDVHNAIKGTNIKLGAQNLYFEEKGAFTGQISADMLLAVGCEYVIIGHSECRDIFGEKDELINKKVKRALDKNLIPVLCVGEHLEEREKGITSDIVSNQTKEAFKGLSEAEAKKVVIAYEPVWAIGTGKTATPQDADDVHKTIRETLKSLYNDSVAEGMIILYGGSVNEKNADDLLNMPNIDGALVGGASLVADKFARIVNYIAK, encoded by the coding sequence ATGGCTAGAAAAAAACTTATTGCCGGTAATTGGAAAATGAATAATTCCAATAAAGAAGCTTTAGAATTAGTTAATAGTTTGAAAGGTTTAGTTAAAGATGTTAAAGACAGAGATATTATGATAGCTCCTACATTCACTTGTCTAAGCGATGTTCATAATGCTATTAAAGGAACTAATATAAAATTAGGTGCTCAGAATTTATATTTTGAGGAAAAGGGTGCTTTTACAGGACAGATTTCTGCTGACATGCTTTTGGCTGTAGGATGTGAGTATGTTATCATAGGACACTCTGAATGCCGTGATATATTCGGTGAAAAAGATGAACTTATAAACAAAAAGGTAAAAAGAGCTTTAGATAAGAATCTTATACCTGTTTTATGTGTAGGCGAGCATTTAGAAGAAAGAGAAAAAGGAATTACTTCTGATATAGTAAGCAATCAAACTAAAGAAGCTTTCAAAGGTTTAAGTGAGGCAGAAGCTAAAAAAGTTGTTATAGCTTATGAACCTGTTTGGGCTATTGGTACAGGTAAAACTGCTACTCCTCAGGATGCAGATGATGTTCATAAAACTATTAGAGAAACTTTGAAATCTCTTTATAATGATTCTGTTGCTGAAGGTATGATTATACTTTATGGCGGAAGTGTTAATGAAAAGAATGCTGATGATTTGCTTAATATGCCTAATATAGATGGTGCTTTAGTAGGCGGTGCTTCTTTGGTTGCTGATAAATTTGCTAGAATAGTTAATTATATAGCTAAGTAA
- a CDS encoding PdaC/SigV domain-containing protein, whose translation MCDGNIGNSKISMYLNIIDGTNVLGQYYYKNINQFIDIEGHINENKLYIEEKVNNRITGYFNGIVSNDLFFSGEWTSQDGENKYDFSFYMNKSYPINTLDIISLDLEVTLDDGRKFESSKDAVIIKNAKNLNNLDRISLDVDGVKSLNTNRIAFMLNNSIIDEYNVWKKSEENNEDFQLIKEINVSYLDENIISFTIYNYSYTGGIHGIYNAVPAIYLISTGERIGLNLSELIENKNDRELVNLMRSKLLRNFTEKDFFDFYSIELSDIYDVTPSGITFIWPLYKIADYAHGIIEIEFTYLELKPFIKKDSKFWYLFNK comes from the coding sequence ATGTGCGATGGAAACATTGGGAATTCTAAAATATCTATGTATTTAAATATAATTGATGGAACTAATGTTTTGGGACAATATTATTATAAAAATATAAATCAATTTATAGATATAGAAGGGCATATTAATGAAAATAAATTATATATTGAGGAGAAAGTCAATAATCGTATAACAGGATATTTTAATGGAATAGTTTCTAATGATTTATTTTTTTCAGGGGAATGGACATCTCAAGATGGAGAAAATAAATATGATTTTTCATTTTATATGAATAAATCTTATCCTATAAATACTCTTGATATTATCAGTTTAGATTTGGAAGTTACATTAGATGACGGCAGAAAATTTGAATCGAGTAAAGATGCTGTAATAATAAAAAATGCAAAAAATCTTAATAATTTAGATAGAATTTCTTTAGATGTTGATGGAGTAAAATCTTTAAATACGAATAGAATAGCATTTATGCTTAATAATTCTATTATTGATGAATATAATGTGTGGAAAAAATCTGAAGAAAATAATGAGGATTTTCAATTAATAAAAGAAATAAATGTTTCTTATTTAGATGAGAATATAATATCATTTACTATATATAATTATTCTTATACGGGCGGAATTCATGGAATATATAATGCGGTGCCTGCTATATATTTAATTTCAACAGGTGAAAGAATAGGTTTGAATTTATCAGAGTTAATAGAAAATAAAAATGATAGGGAATTAGTTAATTTGATGAGAAGTAAATTACTCAGGAATTTTACAGAAAAAGATTTTTTTGATTTTTATTCTATTGAACTTAGTGATATTTATGATGTAACTCCATCTGGTATAACATTTATATGGCCTTTATATAAGATTGCCGATTATGCTCATGGTATTATAGAAATTGAGTTTACATATTTAGAGCTTAAGCCTTTTATAAAAAAAGATTCTAAATTTTGGTATTTGTTTAATAAATAG